One genomic window of Lytechinus variegatus isolate NC3 chromosome 1, Lvar_3.0, whole genome shotgun sequence includes the following:
- the LOC121409562 gene encoding myosin-1B-like isoform X2, producing MDPGKVKSLLNFVNSLGVGEVVESLHQLKDGKHFISMIKILSEKEIPDCDNPMQCYRFILKYLEGFYQSSLKFLVDFSQIVNGSSISEVAKVTALLLCAAIQSEKVKIFVDAITELDLLTQNDLKEIIQYIVVQESSHKLRRDFADILHRRGDSSSDSSRGVLTPMEPGTPVPRTVSSSSAFSNSPMSPVHNLINSPYMVSKLNNRRLHDRVRSLESKIASETALRQDLEAEIVEKNSVIGSKDSQLRELNQKVKELNKLKDEVDELQAVQAELQKSTRENTRLRKLLEQKAELKTDNAHLEKENKELHSERQELKHMMKDHSAIKNQFEETRVRLRRSELNLGELHRENCRLTDELECAMKERQELTHMMDTSQQMYKEKITLLEEQLMQASTSPVEGESLGIIAEQRVSELELELEKIRMTWISPEVHQKMKSLYEEACQTAHTYETKLKEIQKEYSLATHRISELEQEVKMLSGANDQVLQLKQEAEAQLQHALALYSGLQEDMQKLEMKMKEEGEEKEARYKKVHELSEKQNTELKTKIDALLNELEEKGRQTLNLETKMKEEREKKDAQFSEARDLLEKLQSQNDSLNLELVKKEQYLMKMKQEGEEKEAEYKNVHELSEKQNKELETKTDALLKELEEKSRQTLNLETKMKEERDKKDAQFSEARDHLEKLQSQNDSLNLELVKKEQYLMKMKQEGEEKEAQYQKVHKLSEKQNKDLQTKIDALLKELEEKGGQALNLETKMKEDCEKKDAQFSEASDLLEKLQSKNDSLNLELVKKEQYLMKMKQEGEEKEAEYKKVHELSEKQNKELQTKTDALLKELEKKSRQTLNLETKMKEDREKKDAQFSEARDLLEKLQSENGSLNLELVKKEQYLMKMKQEGEEKEAKYKNVHKLSEKQNKELETKIDALLKELEEKGGQTLTLETKMKEDREKKDAQFSEARDLLEKLQSQNDSLNLELIKKEQYLQDTQNELQAVIKESDSLLQKADARIKDLECKSRRMEQDLESGSEVLRVAEKKIKEDNTENELKLKTMGTQVSDLQMQNHLLKQDLDKKLEDWLVMEEKMKQEKEAIATELGQASVKIEMLEHKYSSLKEDLDKEDSDLSLRLRDVEAQKREVDSRLEKTCTQLKDLQQSNWVLKQNVENKEEHLRLVEEKLKRDGESQVQKAMKQAEELQQQNGRLKQDVQNMHDILETTSENKKLWEEKIKVLEEKIEQDEADRKSRQHRVADLEKEVEELKAKYNEARVSQHAQEIAFSEQIERLRSATPNQDLPSSTRNSITDITPPGHPDLNLTHDATVDHSVDSLDGLAVSRISHDDSDLRMDDLQTDHDLRAGSVVSLTSTGSVRSTRSTRSRTRIEITLSGKRSESRSTSRSESHFDSQFDDFGGSLNSLGVDFPDNVARTLDELEASSAQLSASNRRDTLDTHRTTGPSGFFLVGCGEEEPAHIDWEDRLAELQRRNTLCRPHLRTSYPVETQTRAPKEITETDLQVGCDTRRSSLRLTGDVEEGTRNSTRKRKSEQFDFKAPASKQMRSTSSCQEMPPPPPPTTKTAVMTRKSTSQSSMSQAHFTSSRKHGSSSSLHVHNTLHKSDSKTSLGKAVRSSPRLAESRATSRTGLISDNPAGKSSRTNLAKQTSRSSLASTTGRTASQNPATQSSRPSSRTSSRASRSSLTGSIASMATSTSTLKKSKEPELPEIDEVLNPRRESIAYSVGFSPRKASRRRRSMRFSKKGSVKGSPGLSQMKKKVATPQEKTKKTPQKKTPSKMKSMARFFGK from the exons GGTTCTATCAATCATCCCTCAAGTTCCTGGTGGACTTCTCCCAGATCGTCAACGGCTCCAGCATCTCGGAAGTCGCAAAAGTCACCGCCCTGCTGCTTTGTGCTGCCATTCAGAGTGAGAAGGTCAAGATCTTTGTGGATGCCATCACTGAGCTTGACCTCTTGACCCAGAATGACCTGAAGGAAATCATCCAGTATATTGTGGTCCAAGAGAGTAGCCACAAACTCCGGAGAGACTTTGCAGATATTCTTCATCGACGAG GGGATAGTTCAAGTGACTCTTCCCGCGGTGTCCTAACCCCGATGGAGCCGGGCACTCCTGTCCCCAGAACGGTGTCCTCTTCGTCGGCATTCTCCAACTCTCCCATGTCTCCAGTCCATAACCTGATCAACTCTCCCTATATGGTCAGCAAG CTGAATAATCGCAGGCTTCACGATCGAGTGCGCAGCCTGGAATCGAAGATAGCTTCTGAGACAGCACTGAGGCAGGATCTTGAAGCTGAGATTGTGGAGAAAAACTCTGTCATCGGCAGCAAAG ACAGCCAGCTGCGTGAGCTGAATCAGAAGGTCAAAGAACTGAATAAGCTAAAGGATGAGGTCGACGAACTCCAAGCGGTTCAAGCGGAACTGCAGAAGAGTACGAGAGAAAACACCAG ATTGAGGAAGCTGTTGGAGCAGAAAGCCGAGCTGAAGACCGACAACGCTCACCTAGAGAAAGAGAATAAGGAGTTGCATTCAGAGAGACAAGAACTCAAGCACATG ATGAAAGACCATAGCGCCATCAAGAACCAGTTCGAGGAGACGCGGGTCCGGCTGCGTCGCTCGGAACTCAATCTCGGGGAGCTTCACAGGGAGAACTGCCGCCTGACGGATGAGTTGGAGTGCGCCATGAAAGAGAGACAGGAACTGACCCACATGATGGACACCAGTCAGCAGATGTACAAGGAAAAGATTACCCTGCTCGAGGAGCAGCTCATGCAAG CCTCTACAAGCCCTGTTGAGGGAGAGTCTTTGGGTATTATCGCTGAGCAGCGCGTCTCTGAGCTGGAGCTAGAGCTAGAGAAGATCCGTATGACCTGGATCAGTCCCGAAGTCCATCAGAAGATGAAAAGCCTGTACGAAGAGGCTTGCCAAACTGCTCATACATATGAG aCTAAACTGAAAGAGATCCAGAAGGAATACTCACTTGCTACTCATCGCATATCTGAACTGGAGCAGGAAGTAAAGATGTTGAGCGGAGCCAACGATCAAGTACTGCAGCTGAAGCAGGAGGCAGAGGCCCAACTCCAGCATGCATTGGCATTGTATTCAGGTCTCCAGGAAGACATGCAGAAATTggagatgaaaatgaaagaagaaggGGAGGAGAAAGAGGCCCGATACAAAAAAGTCCACGAACTGTCTGAAAAGCAGAATACAGAACTCAAGACCAAAATTGATGCTTTACTGAATGAGTTGGAGGAAAAGGGCAGACAGACATTAAATTTGGAAaccaaaatgaaagaagaacGAGAGAAGAAAGATGCCCAATTCTCTGAAGCTCGTGATCTTCTTGAGAAGCTTCAGTCTCAAAATGACTCTCTAAACCTTGAGCTTGTGAAGAAAGAACAATActtgatgaaaatgaaacaagaagGAGAGGAGAAAGAGGCCGAATACAAAAATGTCCACGAACTGTCTGAAAAGCAGAATAAAGAACTCGAGACCAAAACTGATGCTTTATTGAAAGAGTTGGAGGAAAAGAGCAGACAAACATTAAATTTGGAAaccaaaatgaaagaagaacGAGACAAGAAAGACGCCCAATTCTCTGAAGCTCGTGATCATCTTGAGAAGCTTCAGTCTCAAAATGACTCTCTAAACCTTGAGCTTGTGAAGAAAGAACAGTActtgatgaaaatgaaacaagaagGAGAGGAGAAAGAGGCCCAATACCAAAAAGTCCACAAACTGTCTGAAAAGCAGAATAAAGATCTCCAGACCAAAATTGATGCTTTATTGAAAGAGTTGGAGGAAAAGGGCGGACAAGCATTAAATTTGGAAACCAAAATGAAAGAAGATTGTGAGAAGAAAGATGCCCAATTCTCTGAAGCTAGTGATCTTCTTGAGAAGCTTCAGTCTAAGAATGACTCTCTAAACCTTGAGCTCGTGAAGAAAGAACAATActtgatgaaaatgaaacaagaagGAGAGGAGAAGGAGGCTGAATACAAAAAAGTCCATGAACTGTCTGAAAAGCAGAATAAAGAACTCCAGACCAAAACTGATGCGTTATTGAAAGAATTGGAGAAAAAGAGCAGACAAACATTAAATTTGGAAACCAAAATGAAAGAAGATCGAGAGAAGAAAGATGCCCAATTCTCTGAAGCTCGTGATCTTCTTGAGAAGCTTCAGTCGGAAAATGGCTCTCTAAACCTTGAGCTTGTGAAGAAAGAACAGTActtgatgaaaatgaaacaagaagGAGAGGAGAAAGAGGCCAAATACAAAAACGTCCACAAACTGTCTGAAAAGCAGAATAAAGAACTCGAGACCAAAATTGATGCTTTATTGAAAGAGTTGGAGGAAAAGGGTGGACAAACCTTAACTTTGGAAACCAAAATGAAAGAAGATCGAGAGAAGAAAGATGCCCAATTCTCTGAAGCTCGTGATCTTCTTGAGAAGCTCCAGTCTCAGAATGACTCTCTAAACCTTGAGCTTATAAAGAAAGAACAATACTTGCAAGACACTCAAAATGAGTTGCAGGCAGTGATCAAAGAGAGCGATTCCCTACTCCAGAAGGCCGATGCTCGCATCAAAGACCTGGAATGCAAGAGCAGGAGGATGGAGCAGGATTTGGAAAGTGGCAGCGAAGTCCTGCGGGTGGCTGAAAAGAAGATCAAAGAAGACAACACTGAGAACGAACTCAAACTCAAGACCATGGGCACCCAGGTGTCGGACCTTCAAATGCAGAATCACCTCCTGAAGCAAGATCTGGATAAGAAGCTGGAAGATTGGCTGGTCATGGAGGAGAAGATGAAGCAGGAGAAGGAGGCGATTGCAACGGAGCTCGGTCAGGCTTCGGTCAAGATAGAGATGCTGGAGCATAAGTACAGCTCTCTCAAGGAAGACCTGGACAAGGAAGACTCGGATCTGAGCCTTCGCCTCAGGGACGTGGAGGCGCAGAAGCGAGAGGTGGATTCCCGTCTGGAGAAAACCTGCACCCAGCTTAAGGATCTCCAACAGAGCAACTGGGTCCTGAAGCAGAATGTGGAGAACAAAGAGGAGCACCTGCGCCTTGTCGAAGAGAAGCTGAAGCGCGATGGAGAGAGTCAAGTCCAGAAGGCCATGAAGCAGGCTGAAGAACTGCAGCAGCAGAACGGCCGCTTGAAACAGGACGTGCAGAACATGCACGACATCTTGGAGACAACTAGCGAGAACAAGAAGTTGTGGGAAGAGAAGATCAAGGTGCTTGAGGAGAAAATTGAACAAG ATGAAGCAGATAGGAAGAGTCGCCAGCATCGCGTGGCCGACCTTGAGAAGGAAGTTGAAGAGCTTAAAGCCAAATATAATGAAGCACGTGTATCCCAGCATGCCCAGGAG ATTGCTTTCTCAGAGCAGATCGAACGTCTCAGGTCGGCCACTCCCAACCAAGACCTCCCCTCATCTACCCGGAACTCCATCACCGACATCACGCCCCCTGGCCACCCCGACCTCAACCTCACCCACGATGCGACGGTGGACCATAGCGTGGACAGTCTGGATGGTCTAGCGGTCAGTCGGATCAGTCACGATGACAGTGACCTCAGGATGGATGACCTTCAGACTGACCATGACTTGAGGGCGGGGTCAGTCGTCAGCCTCACATCTACAGGGTCTGTCCGAAGCACAAGATCAACAAGAA GTCGCACACGGATAGAGATCACTCTATCAGGCAAGCGCAGTGAATCCAGATCCACATCCAGATCCGAATCTCACTTCGATTCCcagtttgatgattttggtggtaGCCTGAATAGCCTTGGAGTGGACTTCCCTGATAACGTGGCCCGCACCCTGGATGAGCTGGAGGCGAGCAGCGCCCAACTCTCGGCTTCCAACCGAAGGGACACACTCGACACCCATCGTACAACCG GACCAAGCGGCTTCTTCCTGGTGGGTTGCGGTGAGGAGGAACCTGCTCATATTGACTGGGAAGATCGTCTGGCAGAGCTTCAGCGAAGGAACACCCTCTGCAGGCCCCACCTACGGACATCCTACCCTGTGGAGACACAGACAAGGGCACCGAAG GAGATCACCGAGACCGATCTACAGGTCGGCTGTGATACTCGTCGGAGCAGTCTTCGGTTGACGGGGGATGTGGAGGAGGGTACCAGGAACTCAACTCGCAAGAGGAAGAGCGAGCAGTTCGATTTCAAAGCACCAGCTTCAAAG CAAATGCGTAGCACATCTTCCTGCCAAGAaatgcccccaccccctcccccaaccaCAAAGACCGCAGTCATGACCAGGAAATCCACATCACAATCCAGCATGTCACAGGCCCACTTCACATCAAGCAGAAAACACGGAAGCAGCAGCAGCCTCCATGTCCACAACACTCTCCACAAGAGCGACAGTAAGACCAGCCTAGGTAAGGCCGTGCGGAGCAGTCCAAGGCTTGCCGAAAGCAGGGCTACCAGCAGGACCGGTCTGATATCCGACAACCCGGCCGGTAAGTCTAGCCGTACCAACCTCGCCAAACAGACCAGCAGAAGTAGCCTTGCCAGCACAACCGGTCGAACGGCTTCCCAGAATCCAGCTACGCAGAGTTCTAGACCGAGTTCCAGGACTTCATCCAGAGCTAGTAGGTCCAGCCTAACTGGTAGCATTGCTAGTATGGCTACTTCTACGTCCACTTTGAAGAAATCCAAGGAACCGGAACTGCCAGAAATTGAT GAGGTTCTGAACCCCAGGCGTGAGAGCATCGCTTACAGCGTCGGATTCTCTCCACGTAAGGCCAGCAGACGGAGACGGTCCATGCGCTTTTCTAAGAAGGGCAGTGTGAAGGGTAGTCCTGGTCTCAGTCAGATGAAGAAGAAGGTAGCCACACCCCaggaaaagacaaagaaaacgCCCCAAAAGAAAACCCCATCTAAAATG AAATCCATGGCAAGATTCTTCGGCAAATAA
- the LOC121409562 gene encoding restin homolog isoform X1, with protein sequence MDPGKVKSLLNFVNSLGVGEVVESLHQLKDGKHFISMIKILSEKEIPDCDNPMQCYRFILKYLEGFYQSSLKFLVDFSQIVNGSSISEVAKVTALLLCAAIQSEKVKIFVDAITELDLLTQNDLKEIIQYIVVQESSHKLRRDFADILHRRGCPPLTNIVEFIPTANIQTGDSSSDSSRGVLTPMEPGTPVPRTVSSSSAFSNSPMSPVHNLINSPYMVSKLNNRRLHDRVRSLESKIASETALRQDLEAEIVEKNSVIGSKDSQLRELNQKVKELNKLKDEVDELQAVQAELQKSTRENTRLRKLLEQKAELKTDNAHLEKENKELHSERQELKHMMKDHSAIKNQFEETRVRLRRSELNLGELHRENCRLTDELECAMKERQELTHMMDTSQQMYKEKITLLEEQLMQASTSPVEGESLGIIAEQRVSELELELEKIRMTWISPEVHQKMKSLYEEACQTAHTYETKLKEIQKEYSLATHRISELEQEVKMLSGANDQVLQLKQEAEAQLQHALALYSGLQEDMQKLEMKMKEEGEEKEARYKKVHELSEKQNTELKTKIDALLNELEEKGRQTLNLETKMKEEREKKDAQFSEARDLLEKLQSQNDSLNLELVKKEQYLMKMKQEGEEKEAEYKNVHELSEKQNKELETKTDALLKELEEKSRQTLNLETKMKEERDKKDAQFSEARDHLEKLQSQNDSLNLELVKKEQYLMKMKQEGEEKEAQYQKVHKLSEKQNKDLQTKIDALLKELEEKGGQALNLETKMKEDCEKKDAQFSEASDLLEKLQSKNDSLNLELVKKEQYLMKMKQEGEEKEAEYKKVHELSEKQNKELQTKTDALLKELEKKSRQTLNLETKMKEDREKKDAQFSEARDLLEKLQSENGSLNLELVKKEQYLMKMKQEGEEKEAKYKNVHKLSEKQNKELETKIDALLKELEEKGGQTLTLETKMKEDREKKDAQFSEARDLLEKLQSQNDSLNLELIKKEQYLQDTQNELQAVIKESDSLLQKADARIKDLECKSRRMEQDLESGSEVLRVAEKKIKEDNTENELKLKTMGTQVSDLQMQNHLLKQDLDKKLEDWLVMEEKMKQEKEAIATELGQASVKIEMLEHKYSSLKEDLDKEDSDLSLRLRDVEAQKREVDSRLEKTCTQLKDLQQSNWVLKQNVENKEEHLRLVEEKLKRDGESQVQKAMKQAEELQQQNGRLKQDVQNMHDILETTSENKKLWEEKIKVLEEKIEQDEADRKSRQHRVADLEKEVEELKAKYNEARVSQHAQEIAFSEQIERLRSATPNQDLPSSTRNSITDITPPGHPDLNLTHDATVDHSVDSLDGLAVSRISHDDSDLRMDDLQTDHDLRAGSVVSLTSTGSVRSTRSTRSRTRIEITLSGKRSESRSTSRSESHFDSQFDDFGGSLNSLGVDFPDNVARTLDELEASSAQLSASNRRDTLDTHRTTGPSGFFLVGCGEEEPAHIDWEDRLAELQRRNTLCRPHLRTSYPVETQTRAPKEITETDLQVGCDTRRSSLRLTGDVEEGTRNSTRKRKSEQFDFKAPASKQMRSTSSCQEMPPPPPPTTKTAVMTRKSTSQSSMSQAHFTSSRKHGSSSSLHVHNTLHKSDSKTSLGKAVRSSPRLAESRATSRTGLISDNPAGKSSRTNLAKQTSRSSLASTTGRTASQNPATQSSRPSSRTSSRASRSSLTGSIASMATSTSTLKKSKEPELPEIDEVLNPRRESIAYSVGFSPRKASRRRRSMRFSKKGSVKGSPGLSQMKKKVATPQEKTKKTPQKKTPSKMKSMARFFGK encoded by the exons GGTTCTATCAATCATCCCTCAAGTTCCTGGTGGACTTCTCCCAGATCGTCAACGGCTCCAGCATCTCGGAAGTCGCAAAAGTCACCGCCCTGCTGCTTTGTGCTGCCATTCAGAGTGAGAAGGTCAAGATCTTTGTGGATGCCATCACTGAGCTTGACCTCTTGACCCAGAATGACCTGAAGGAAATCATCCAGTATATTGTGGTCCAAGAGAGTAGCCACAAACTCCGGAGAGACTTTGCAGATATTCTTCATCGACGAG GTTGCCCGCCACTTACAAATATTGTTGAGTTTATTCCGACTGCAAATATTCAGACAG GGGATAGTTCAAGTGACTCTTCCCGCGGTGTCCTAACCCCGATGGAGCCGGGCACTCCTGTCCCCAGAACGGTGTCCTCTTCGTCGGCATTCTCCAACTCTCCCATGTCTCCAGTCCATAACCTGATCAACTCTCCCTATATGGTCAGCAAG CTGAATAATCGCAGGCTTCACGATCGAGTGCGCAGCCTGGAATCGAAGATAGCTTCTGAGACAGCACTGAGGCAGGATCTTGAAGCTGAGATTGTGGAGAAAAACTCTGTCATCGGCAGCAAAG ACAGCCAGCTGCGTGAGCTGAATCAGAAGGTCAAAGAACTGAATAAGCTAAAGGATGAGGTCGACGAACTCCAAGCGGTTCAAGCGGAACTGCAGAAGAGTACGAGAGAAAACACCAG ATTGAGGAAGCTGTTGGAGCAGAAAGCCGAGCTGAAGACCGACAACGCTCACCTAGAGAAAGAGAATAAGGAGTTGCATTCAGAGAGACAAGAACTCAAGCACATG ATGAAAGACCATAGCGCCATCAAGAACCAGTTCGAGGAGACGCGGGTCCGGCTGCGTCGCTCGGAACTCAATCTCGGGGAGCTTCACAGGGAGAACTGCCGCCTGACGGATGAGTTGGAGTGCGCCATGAAAGAGAGACAGGAACTGACCCACATGATGGACACCAGTCAGCAGATGTACAAGGAAAAGATTACCCTGCTCGAGGAGCAGCTCATGCAAG CCTCTACAAGCCCTGTTGAGGGAGAGTCTTTGGGTATTATCGCTGAGCAGCGCGTCTCTGAGCTGGAGCTAGAGCTAGAGAAGATCCGTATGACCTGGATCAGTCCCGAAGTCCATCAGAAGATGAAAAGCCTGTACGAAGAGGCTTGCCAAACTGCTCATACATATGAG aCTAAACTGAAAGAGATCCAGAAGGAATACTCACTTGCTACTCATCGCATATCTGAACTGGAGCAGGAAGTAAAGATGTTGAGCGGAGCCAACGATCAAGTACTGCAGCTGAAGCAGGAGGCAGAGGCCCAACTCCAGCATGCATTGGCATTGTATTCAGGTCTCCAGGAAGACATGCAGAAATTggagatgaaaatgaaagaagaaggGGAGGAGAAAGAGGCCCGATACAAAAAAGTCCACGAACTGTCTGAAAAGCAGAATACAGAACTCAAGACCAAAATTGATGCTTTACTGAATGAGTTGGAGGAAAAGGGCAGACAGACATTAAATTTGGAAaccaaaatgaaagaagaacGAGAGAAGAAAGATGCCCAATTCTCTGAAGCTCGTGATCTTCTTGAGAAGCTTCAGTCTCAAAATGACTCTCTAAACCTTGAGCTTGTGAAGAAAGAACAATActtgatgaaaatgaaacaagaagGAGAGGAGAAAGAGGCCGAATACAAAAATGTCCACGAACTGTCTGAAAAGCAGAATAAAGAACTCGAGACCAAAACTGATGCTTTATTGAAAGAGTTGGAGGAAAAGAGCAGACAAACATTAAATTTGGAAaccaaaatgaaagaagaacGAGACAAGAAAGACGCCCAATTCTCTGAAGCTCGTGATCATCTTGAGAAGCTTCAGTCTCAAAATGACTCTCTAAACCTTGAGCTTGTGAAGAAAGAACAGTActtgatgaaaatgaaacaagaagGAGAGGAGAAAGAGGCCCAATACCAAAAAGTCCACAAACTGTCTGAAAAGCAGAATAAAGATCTCCAGACCAAAATTGATGCTTTATTGAAAGAGTTGGAGGAAAAGGGCGGACAAGCATTAAATTTGGAAACCAAAATGAAAGAAGATTGTGAGAAGAAAGATGCCCAATTCTCTGAAGCTAGTGATCTTCTTGAGAAGCTTCAGTCTAAGAATGACTCTCTAAACCTTGAGCTCGTGAAGAAAGAACAATActtgatgaaaatgaaacaagaagGAGAGGAGAAGGAGGCTGAATACAAAAAAGTCCATGAACTGTCTGAAAAGCAGAATAAAGAACTCCAGACCAAAACTGATGCGTTATTGAAAGAATTGGAGAAAAAGAGCAGACAAACATTAAATTTGGAAACCAAAATGAAAGAAGATCGAGAGAAGAAAGATGCCCAATTCTCTGAAGCTCGTGATCTTCTTGAGAAGCTTCAGTCGGAAAATGGCTCTCTAAACCTTGAGCTTGTGAAGAAAGAACAGTActtgatgaaaatgaaacaagaagGAGAGGAGAAAGAGGCCAAATACAAAAACGTCCACAAACTGTCTGAAAAGCAGAATAAAGAACTCGAGACCAAAATTGATGCTTTATTGAAAGAGTTGGAGGAAAAGGGTGGACAAACCTTAACTTTGGAAACCAAAATGAAAGAAGATCGAGAGAAGAAAGATGCCCAATTCTCTGAAGCTCGTGATCTTCTTGAGAAGCTCCAGTCTCAGAATGACTCTCTAAACCTTGAGCTTATAAAGAAAGAACAATACTTGCAAGACACTCAAAATGAGTTGCAGGCAGTGATCAAAGAGAGCGATTCCCTACTCCAGAAGGCCGATGCTCGCATCAAAGACCTGGAATGCAAGAGCAGGAGGATGGAGCAGGATTTGGAAAGTGGCAGCGAAGTCCTGCGGGTGGCTGAAAAGAAGATCAAAGAAGACAACACTGAGAACGAACTCAAACTCAAGACCATGGGCACCCAGGTGTCGGACCTTCAAATGCAGAATCACCTCCTGAAGCAAGATCTGGATAAGAAGCTGGAAGATTGGCTGGTCATGGAGGAGAAGATGAAGCAGGAGAAGGAGGCGATTGCAACGGAGCTCGGTCAGGCTTCGGTCAAGATAGAGATGCTGGAGCATAAGTACAGCTCTCTCAAGGAAGACCTGGACAAGGAAGACTCGGATCTGAGCCTTCGCCTCAGGGACGTGGAGGCGCAGAAGCGAGAGGTGGATTCCCGTCTGGAGAAAACCTGCACCCAGCTTAAGGATCTCCAACAGAGCAACTGGGTCCTGAAGCAGAATGTGGAGAACAAAGAGGAGCACCTGCGCCTTGTCGAAGAGAAGCTGAAGCGCGATGGAGAGAGTCAAGTCCAGAAGGCCATGAAGCAGGCTGAAGAACTGCAGCAGCAGAACGGCCGCTTGAAACAGGACGTGCAGAACATGCACGACATCTTGGAGACAACTAGCGAGAACAAGAAGTTGTGGGAAGAGAAGATCAAGGTGCTTGAGGAGAAAATTGAACAAG ATGAAGCAGATAGGAAGAGTCGCCAGCATCGCGTGGCCGACCTTGAGAAGGAAGTTGAAGAGCTTAAAGCCAAATATAATGAAGCACGTGTATCCCAGCATGCCCAGGAG ATTGCTTTCTCAGAGCAGATCGAACGTCTCAGGTCGGCCACTCCCAACCAAGACCTCCCCTCATCTACCCGGAACTCCATCACCGACATCACGCCCCCTGGCCACCCCGACCTCAACCTCACCCACGATGCGACGGTGGACCATAGCGTGGACAGTCTGGATGGTCTAGCGGTCAGTCGGATCAGTCACGATGACAGTGACCTCAGGATGGATGACCTTCAGACTGACCATGACTTGAGGGCGGGGTCAGTCGTCAGCCTCACATCTACAGGGTCTGTCCGAAGCACAAGATCAACAAGAA GTCGCACACGGATAGAGATCACTCTATCAGGCAAGCGCAGTGAATCCAGATCCACATCCAGATCCGAATCTCACTTCGATTCCcagtttgatgattttggtggtaGCCTGAATAGCCTTGGAGTGGACTTCCCTGATAACGTGGCCCGCACCCTGGATGAGCTGGAGGCGAGCAGCGCCCAACTCTCGGCTTCCAACCGAAGGGACACACTCGACACCCATCGTACAACCG GACCAAGCGGCTTCTTCCTGGTGGGTTGCGGTGAGGAGGAACCTGCTCATATTGACTGGGAAGATCGTCTGGCAGAGCTTCAGCGAAGGAACACCCTCTGCAGGCCCCACCTACGGACATCCTACCCTGTGGAGACACAGACAAGGGCACCGAAG GAGATCACCGAGACCGATCTACAGGTCGGCTGTGATACTCGTCGGAGCAGTCTTCGGTTGACGGGGGATGTGGAGGAGGGTACCAGGAACTCAACTCGCAAGAGGAAGAGCGAGCAGTTCGATTTCAAAGCACCAGCTTCAAAG CAAATGCGTAGCACATCTTCCTGCCAAGAaatgcccccaccccctcccccaaccaCAAAGACCGCAGTCATGACCAGGAAATCCACATCACAATCCAGCATGTCACAGGCCCACTTCACATCAAGCAGAAAACACGGAAGCAGCAGCAGCCTCCATGTCCACAACACTCTCCACAAGAGCGACAGTAAGACCAGCCTAGGTAAGGCCGTGCGGAGCAGTCCAAGGCTTGCCGAAAGCAGGGCTACCAGCAGGACCGGTCTGATATCCGACAACCCGGCCGGTAAGTCTAGCCGTACCAACCTCGCCAAACAGACCAGCAGAAGTAGCCTTGCCAGCACAACCGGTCGAACGGCTTCCCAGAATCCAGCTACGCAGAGTTCTAGACCGAGTTCCAGGACTTCATCCAGAGCTAGTAGGTCCAGCCTAACTGGTAGCATTGCTAGTATGGCTACTTCTACGTCCACTTTGAAGAAATCCAAGGAACCGGAACTGCCAGAAATTGAT GAGGTTCTGAACCCCAGGCGTGAGAGCATCGCTTACAGCGTCGGATTCTCTCCACGTAAGGCCAGCAGACGGAGACGGTCCATGCGCTTTTCTAAGAAGGGCAGTGTGAAGGGTAGTCCTGGTCTCAGTCAGATGAAGAAGAAGGTAGCCACACCCCaggaaaagacaaagaaaacgCCCCAAAAGAAAACCCCATCTAAAATG AAATCCATGGCAAGATTCTTCGGCAAATAA